One Bacillota bacterium DNA segment encodes these proteins:
- a CDS encoding BamA/TamA family outer membrane protein encodes LNLGYFKSVSVDIQSLSATPAGSGAPQLVRVVFRVVENPVLRRAVVEPEGELGALLSKAGASPQALAALLELPKGQVAHGPSITAQVQELPGKVWQRYGVLVAPDRIDLSDDGTLTVALLPVKVARIDVEGNQKTKSHVITRELSVKPGQVLERGELERSLRRVLMLQLFEEVNADLRGVPDRSDEVAVVVSVKERRTGNVQLGLTWTAGEGPAGFLEVSDSNFLGRAQQVGITLSYGRDAKRYQLSFTEPYLDSAGTSLGFKVGWQSVLTTDSSSQKYFDERYGGEVTLGRPLSEYTRGYLTFANWRTDAPLADRSGWSTEATRGTQRSLKLSTVTDTSDHPFSPSTGQRLRLSADLAGFGGTFRYKKFESTYSHYIPVQLGKSRHVIAARLSLGTLIPEQGTPAPDQELFRLGGAETLRGYDFGKFWGTTMAMGNVEYRFPIVKPVSGVVFFDAGQAWQPGEPVDLQELQWDVGFGVRIDIGALGMLRLDYGMAKDVEGGNFNFSIGQQF; translated from the coding sequence CTCAACCTCGGCTACTTCAAGAGCGTTTCCGTCGATATCCAGAGCCTGTCGGCGACGCCGGCCGGCTCGGGCGCGCCGCAGCTCGTGCGGGTGGTCTTCCGGGTCGTCGAAAACCCCGTCCTGCGCCGCGCCGTGGTGGAGCCGGAGGGCGAGCTGGGGGCGCTTCTTTCGAAGGCGGGAGCAAGCCCGCAGGCGCTGGCCGCCCTGCTCGAACTGCCCAAAGGCCAGGTCGCCCACGGGCCGAGCATCACCGCGCAGGTGCAGGAACTTCCGGGCAAGGTGTGGCAGCGCTACGGGGTGCTCGTGGCGCCGGACCGCATCGACCTTTCGGACGATGGTACCCTGACGGTTGCACTCCTCCCGGTGAAAGTGGCGCGCATCGACGTGGAGGGCAACCAGAAGACGAAAAGCCACGTCATCACTCGCGAGCTGTCGGTGAAGCCGGGGCAGGTGCTGGAGCGCGGAGAGCTGGAGCGCAGCCTGCGCCGGGTCTTGATGCTCCAGCTCTTCGAGGAGGTCAACGCCGACCTGAGAGGCGTACCCGATCGCTCGGACGAGGTGGCCGTGGTGGTCAGCGTCAAGGAGCGGCGCACCGGCAACGTCCAGCTCGGGCTGACCTGGACGGCCGGCGAGGGGCCGGCCGGCTTCCTGGAGGTCTCCGACAGCAACTTCCTGGGGCGGGCCCAGCAGGTGGGCATCACGCTGAGCTACGGTCGGGACGCCAAGCGCTACCAACTCAGCTTCACGGAGCCGTACCTCGATTCGGCCGGCACCTCGCTGGGCTTCAAGGTTGGCTGGCAGTCCGTGCTCACGACAGATTCTTCCTCGCAGAAGTACTTCGACGAGCGCTACGGCGGGGAAGTGACCCTGGGGCGGCCGCTTTCGGAGTACACGCGGGGTTACCTGACCTTCGCCAACTGGCGAACCGACGCGCCGCTTGCGGATCGCAGCGGATGGTCAACCGAGGCGACCCGAGGAACGCAGCGCAGCCTCAAGTTGAGCACTGTCACCGACACGAGCGACCACCCGTTCAGCCCCTCGACCGGCCAGCGGCTGCGGCTGTCGGCGGACCTGGCGGGGTTCGGCGGCACGTTTCGCTACAAGAAGTTCGAGAGCACCTACTCCCACTACATCCCGGTCCAGTTGGGCAAGAGCCGCCACGTCATCGCGGCGAGGCTGAGCCTCGGCACGCTCATCCCGGAGCAGGGCACGCCGGCGCCTGACCAGGAACTGTTCCGGTTGGGCGGCGCCGAGACGCTGAGGGGGTATGACTTCGGCAAGTTCTGGGGCACCACGATGGCGATGGGCAACGTGGAGTACCGGTTTCCCATCGTGAAGCCCGTCTCCGGCGTCGTCTTCTTCGACGCCGGCCAGGCGTGGCAGCCTGGCGAGCCCGTGGACCTTCAGGAGCTTCAGTGGGACGTGGGGTTCGGCGTGCGCATCGACATCGGCGCGCTCGGCATGCTGCGGCTTGACTACGGCATGGCCAAAGACGTGGAGGGCGGCAACTTCAACTTCAGCATCGGCCAGCAATTCTAG